One segment of Neobacillus endophyticus DNA contains the following:
- a CDS encoding DUF956 family protein — protein MVQSINTKVDLVIDATSHMGIADYGKIMIGDKGFEFFNNRDTRKFIQIPWVEVDYVTASIMFKGKWIPRYAIQTKRNGTYSFSSKEPKKVLRAIREYVDPNQMVQSLSFFDVIKRGLKSKFNK, from the coding sequence ATGGTCCAATCAATCAATACAAAAGTCGATTTAGTTATTGATGCAACCTCACATATGGGGATTGCAGATTATGGTAAAATAATGATTGGAGACAAAGGATTTGAATTCTTCAATAATCGTGATACTCGTAAGTTTATTCAAATTCCTTGGGTAGAAGTTGATTACGTGACGGCTTCAATCATGTTCAAAGGGAAATGGATCCCACGTTATGCTATCCAAACGAAGCGAAATGGGACATATTCATTCTCTTCTAAAGAGCCGAAAAAAGTTCTGCGAGCCATTCGTGAATACGTTGATCCGAATCAAATGGTCCAATCATTAAGTTTCTTTGATGTCATTAAACGCGGCTTGAAGAGTAAATTTAATAAGTAA